From one Aspergillus fumigatus Af293 chromosome 8, whole genome shotgun sequence genomic stretch:
- a CDS encoding putative telomere-associated RecQ helicase has product MHHSRETGLRIYGRVIASFQGVRADIQIALVTFSQRWHAYLGLAPDQLIIHSLFYNREASDQALRQQDLYLDLDRDQGQLARQLDPSRSNLASHQQLDEGLLDHMLKEFMQDDQVTFRSPKQRQAFHLIIKQVPYLFLVLPTAAGKTTLFLFRASLATSQVTIVIVPLISLKLDLSRKAAALGLQPTIWEPGQVMPLASSRVILVQIEHLDHPSYRPIMLRAWHALALPVPMVFSSATLPHHLQAELVDMMKLGSLPEVPIVRADLTLLNMAYMVEKVPDRLPESEYASYLRQSSTTAQASAQASAQASAQASASARTRANVIIFCRTKRLWLLGPLGQVLCKNLVAQAGHLTSLDSYIA; this is encoded by the exons ATGCACCATTCTAGGGAGACTGGCCTGAGAATCTATGGCAGAGTGATTGCGAGCTTCCAGGGGGTTAGGGCTGACATCCAGATAGCCCTAGTTACCTTTAGTCAGCGATGGCATGCCTATCTAGGCCTAGCTCCTGACCAGTTAATCATTCACTCTCTATTCTATAATAGGGAG GCTAGTGATCAAGccctcaggcagcaagatctatatctagatctagatcgAGATCAGGGTCAGCTAGCTAGGCAGCTAGatccatcaagatcaaaTCTAGCATCTCACCAGCAGCTAGATGAGGGTCTGCTAGATCACATGCTCAAAGAGTTTatgcaagatgatcaggTGACCTTTAGAAGCCCTAAGCAGCGCCAGGCTTTTCATCTTATTATAAAACAGGTGCCCTATCTATTTTTAGTGCTTcctactgctgctggcaaaACCACACTATTCCTTTTTAGGGCTAGTCTAGCCACTAGTCAGgttactatagtaatagtgcCATTGATTTCCCTAAAGCTAGACCTCTCTAGGAAAGCTGCTGCCTTAGGCCTTCAGCCTACTATCTGGGAACCTGGTCAGGTCATGCCACTAGCCAGTTCTAGGGTGATCTTAGTGCAAATTGAACATCTAGATCACCCTAG CTATCGGCCAATTATGTTGCGTGCCTGGCATGCCCTAGCCCTACCTGTGCCTATGGTATTCAGCTCAGCTACCTTgcctcaccacctccaggcTGAGCTAGTTGATATGATGAAGCTAGGGTCCCTGCCTGAGGTTCCAATAGTTAGGGCTGACCTAACCCTACTAAATATGGCATatatggttgagaaggtcccTGACCGCCTGCCTGAATCAGAATATGCCTCCTATCTCCGGCA GTCTAGTACTactgctcaggctagtgctcaggctagtgctcaggctagtgctcaggctagtgctaGTGCTAGGACTAGGGCTAAtgtgatcatcttctgccgaacaAAGCGGCTA TGGCTACTAGGGCCATTGGGGCAGG TTTTATGCAAGAATCTGGTCGCGCAGGCAGGTCACCTGACCAGCCTGGATAGTTATATTGCCTAG